DNA from Halobaculum sp. XH14:
CGATCGAAGAACCTTAGCGTGCCGCAGCGGCGACGCGCTCCTTCTCCTCCTTCTGGGAGATGGGGTACGCCTGCACGTCGTAGCGGGCCGCGCCGACGAGCAGGTCCGCGAGCGCCTCGGCGGCGGTCGTCGTCGACTTGTACGTCGCGGACTCGACGCCGTCGCCGATGAACTTCAGCGCCTGGTCGACGCGGCGCTGGGGCGCGACGTCGACGGCCTTCGGGACGGAGATGCCGCCGTACTTCAGGCGGACCGTCTCCTCGCGCGGCGCGGCGTTCTCGACGGCCTCGACGAGCGTCTGCACCGGGTTCTCGTCGGTGCGCTCGTGGACGATGTCGAAGGCGTCCCGGACGATGCGGGTCGCCTGCTGCTTTTTCCCGGTGTTGTCCTCGCTCTGCATCAGGCGGTTGATGAGCCGCTCGACGATGGAGAGCTCCGACTTGCGGAACTGCTTGGACGCGTGCCGGCCCATCGTGTGCGCGATGGGGGTGACGTTGAGGTAGTTCCGGGTCGACGGGTCGCTGTACTCGATCTCGGAGACGTCCCAGACGCCGAACAGCAGCGCGTTGTCGACCGCGTCGTCGCTGTCCGCGGGCGCCTCGGGTTCGGGGGCTTCTTCCTCCGACATGGTTATCGGACCGGCTTCTCCGCGTTCCCGCGTACCAGTTCGAGCATGGCGACGCCGTTCACCTTCTCGACCTTGTAGTTCACGCCCGAGAGGTCGCCCATCGCGCGACCCTTCGCGCCACCGATGCCGGCGATGGTGACCTCGTCGTGCTCGTCGATGAACGAGATGGCGCCGTCGCCGGGACAAAAGGCCGTGACCTGCTTCCCGTTCTTGATGAGCTGAACCCGGACGCACTTCCGGATCGCCGAGTTGGGCTGTTTCGCTTCGATCCCCACCTTCTCGAGGACGATGCCACGCCCCTGCGGGGCGCCCTCGAGGGGGTCGGACTTCTCGCCGAGACCGCGCTCGCGTCGCGCGTACTTCGAGTCGGACCACCGTCGCTTCTGGCGGTCCTTCTTGAGTTTCCGCGCGGCGTATTTGCCGTTCGCCATGGTACCCGCGAGTTCAGGACCGAGCTACGTAAGGGTTCCCTTTCTCGACCGACGAGACGCCACGAGAACGGCCGAGAGGCACCGCTAATCGAATCTGAGGGCGTAACTCGGGTCGCGTTACGACACGAGAA
Protein-coding regions in this window:
- a CDS encoding 30S ribosomal protein S7 produces the protein MSEEEAPEPEAPADSDDAVDNALLFGVWDVSEIEYSDPSTRNYLNVTPIAHTMGRHASKQFRKSELSIVERLINRLMQSEDNTGKKQQATRIVRDAFDIVHERTDENPVQTLVEAVENAAPREETVRLKYGGISVPKAVDVAPQRRVDQALKFIGDGVESATYKSTTTAAEALADLLVGAARYDVQAYPISQKEEKERVAAAAR
- a CDS encoding 30S ribosomal protein S12; protein product: MANGKYAARKLKKDRQKRRWSDSKYARRERGLGEKSDPLEGAPQGRGIVLEKVGIEAKQPNSAIRKCVRVQLIKNGKQVTAFCPGDGAISFIDEHDEVTIAGIGGAKGRAMGDLSGVNYKVEKVNGVAMLELVRGNAEKPVR